From the bacterium genome, one window contains:
- a CDS encoding alpha amylase C-terminal domain-containing protein gives MTDPSQDMTSELPLVQRDPYLKPFESVIRRRLQLARATEKRLTLGKTALADFASGHEFFGLHRLAGGNWIIREWAPNATAISLIGDFNGWKATAAFAFTRVSSSGVWELPLPADALKHGDLFKLLVVWQGGWAERIPSYVRRAIQDEHTKIFSAQVWWPEQPYVWKNGSFKRGADAPRVYEAHVGMAQPEARLGTYREFEEKILPRVVAAGYNTLQLMAIQEHPYYGSFGYHVSNYFAASSRFGTPEELKSLIDAAHGAGLAVIMDLVHSHSVRNETEGLSRFDGTLTQYFHEGARGDHVAWDSRCFNYGKTEVLHFLLSNCRFWLDEYRFDGYRFDGVTSMLYYDHGLGKAFTCYDDYYGANVDDDAVAYLSLANQVIHTVRPDAMTIAEDVSGMPGLGTPLQNGGIGFDFRLAMGTPDHWIKLIKEVPDEQWNVGTLYYELTNRRQDEKTISYAESHDQALVGDKTIIFRLIDADMYTSMSVSQDNLRVERGMALHKMIRLVTLATAGHGYLNFMGNEFGHPEWIDFPREGNHWSYHYARRQWNLRDDPNLRYRFLAEFDKAMMGLCRDYKLIETPGPHFLHEHVSDQVLAFERAGLVFIFNFSPSKSFTDYPIPVPPGKYQLLVDSDAAEFGGFGRLAPWGEYGGTTGSILTYLPSRTVLVLTTRAKAP, from the coding sequence ATGACAGACCCCTCTCAAGACATGACCTCCGAGTTGCCGCTGGTTCAACGGGATCCCTACCTGAAACCGTTTGAATCCGTCATTCGGCGCCGGCTCCAGCTTGCCCGGGCGACGGAAAAGCGCTTAACCCTCGGCAAGACGGCGCTGGCCGACTTTGCGTCCGGTCATGAATTTTTCGGGCTTCACCGGCTCGCTGGCGGAAACTGGATCATTCGGGAATGGGCACCAAATGCTACCGCCATTTCACTGATTGGCGATTTCAACGGATGGAAAGCCACCGCCGCTTTCGCCTTTACCCGGGTATCATCCAGCGGAGTCTGGGAACTGCCGCTTCCGGCTGATGCCTTGAAACATGGAGATCTCTTCAAGCTCCTCGTGGTGTGGCAGGGCGGCTGGGCGGAACGCATCCCCTCCTATGTGCGTCGCGCCATACAGGATGAACACACCAAGATCTTCAGTGCCCAGGTCTGGTGGCCGGAACAACCCTATGTCTGGAAAAACGGTTCCTTCAAACGAGGTGCTGACGCCCCCCGGGTGTATGAGGCTCACGTCGGCATGGCCCAACCGGAGGCCCGCCTGGGTACCTATCGGGAGTTTGAAGAAAAGATTCTGCCCCGGGTTGTGGCCGCCGGCTATAACACCCTGCAGCTGATGGCCATTCAGGAACATCCCTACTATGGTTCGTTCGGCTACCACGTCAGCAATTACTTCGCCGCCTCCTCGCGCTTTGGCACCCCGGAAGAGCTGAAATCCCTGATTGACGCCGCGCATGGCGCCGGACTGGCCGTCATCATGGACCTGGTGCATTCTCATTCGGTCCGGAACGAAACCGAGGGCTTAAGCCGGTTCGACGGCACCCTGACGCAGTATTTCCATGAAGGGGCACGTGGCGATCATGTGGCCTGGGACTCGCGCTGCTTCAACTATGGCAAAACCGAGGTGCTCCACTTCCTGCTCTCCAACTGCCGGTTCTGGCTGGACGAATACCGGTTCGACGGCTACCGCTTTGATGGCGTTACCAGCATGCTCTATTACGACCACGGACTGGGCAAGGCCTTCACCTGCTATGATGACTATTACGGGGCGAATGTGGATGACGATGCCGTCGCCTACCTGTCGCTCGCCAATCAGGTCATCCATACGGTCCGGCCGGATGCCATGACCATTGCCGAAGATGTCAGCGGGATGCCCGGGTTGGGAACGCCTCTTCAAAATGGCGGCATTGGCTTTGATTTCCGCCTCGCCATGGGAACGCCGGACCACTGGATCAAGCTCATCAAGGAGGTTCCCGACGAGCAATGGAACGTCGGCACGCTCTATTACGAATTGACCAACCGGCGCCAGGATGAGAAGACCATTTCCTACGCGGAATCCCATGACCAGGCCCTGGTGGGGGATAAAACCATTATTTTCCGCCTGATTGATGCCGACATGTACACGTCCATGAGCGTCTCCCAGGATAATCTCCGGGTCGAGCGGGGAATGGCCCTGCACAAGATGATCCGGTTGGTCACGCTGGCGACCGCGGGGCACGGGTATCTCAATTTCATGGGAAATGAATTCGGGCATCCCGAATGGATTGACTTCCCGCGGGAAGGCAATCACTGGAGCTATCACTATGCGCGCCGCCAATGGAATCTGCGCGATGACCCGAATCTCCGCTACCGGTTTCTGGCCGAGTTCGACAAAGCCATGATGGGCCTGTGCCGGGATTACAAGCTCATCGAAACACCCGGCCCGCATTTCCTGCATGAGCATGTGTCCGATCAGGTGCTGGCCTTTGAACGGGCCGGGCTTGTGTTCATCTTTAACTTCAGCCCCTCGAAATCCTTTACGGACTACCCCATCCCGGTGCCGCCGGGAAAATACCAACTGCTCGTCGATAGTGACGCGGCGGAATTTGGCGGGTTTGGCCGACTGGCCCCCTGGGGGGAGTATGGCGGAACCACGGGCTCAATTTTGACCTATTTGCCATCCCGGACCGTGCTGGTCTTGACCACCCGGGCTAAAGCACCATGA
- a CDS encoding Hsp70 family protein, producing the protein MARLGIDYGTTNTVVVCADRGRYPLVPHVTDTAIGRVAREAFPSFFVYDTTTRGLRFGAEAERSLAEPGAAQRYIPVRSFKRLFRNYVDGMRIATDSIPGGLDMRDTFQQFTRAIYASVRASGIVGAAEPLEVVLTWPANANGAQRHLTRSAFKEAGFSVISTLNEPSAAAIELADRMVHGNRAKARQSKMTVAVFDLGGGTFDASVVRIHATDYTVLSSAGIENLGGDDFDGILAELFCEKLKIKLLELSPFHRTLLLMHACREKERLSAGQSRTLTMDPEEIGLSGNPVKVTAAAYEKQLTDLIEPAVAKLEEVITAAGNDELETIYLVGGSSRLPLVGKLIAHRFPKVKLFTTDKPFSATSMGAAIQSVETMRVHEVFARHFGVIRLADHGTREVFAPVFQAGLRLPARGEAPISTEVRYQPCHNIGRFRYLECTSVDAEGKPEAGLRTWSEILFPYDTTLAVNEMLTPAQIFHRNDLAGEALETYTCDSDGIITVRIQRADGQSRTFEVFRA; encoded by the coding sequence ATGGCACGCCTGGGAATAGATTACGGCACCACGAATACCGTGGTCGTCTGTGCGGATCGGGGGCGTTATCCCCTGGTTCCGCATGTCACGGATACCGCCATCGGCCGGGTCGCCCGCGAAGCGTTTCCCTCCTTCTTCGTCTACGACACCACCACGCGCGGACTCCGCTTCGGCGCCGAAGCCGAACGTTCACTGGCCGAACCCGGGGCGGCCCAGCGCTATATCCCGGTCCGCTCCTTCAAACGGCTGTTCCGGAACTATGTGGATGGAATGCGGATTGCCACCGACTCCATTCCCGGCGGTCTGGACATGCGGGACACCTTCCAGCAGTTCACCCGGGCAATCTACGCGTCCGTGCGCGCCTCAGGGATTGTGGGCGCCGCAGAACCCCTTGAAGTCGTGCTCACCTGGCCGGCGAATGCCAATGGGGCCCAGCGCCACCTGACCCGCTCGGCCTTCAAGGAGGCCGGTTTCTCGGTCATCAGCACCTTGAACGAACCCTCCGCGGCGGCCATCGAGTTGGCGGACCGGATGGTACATGGCAACCGGGCCAAGGCGCGCCAGTCCAAGATGACGGTCGCCGTATTCGATCTGGGCGGGGGCACCTTCGACGCCTCCGTTGTGCGCATCCACGCCACCGATTACACCGTACTCAGTTCAGCGGGCATCGAGAATCTGGGCGGGGATGATTTTGACGGCATCCTGGCCGAGCTCTTCTGCGAGAAGTTGAAAATCAAACTCCTCGAGCTTTCCCCTTTTCACCGCACCCTGCTCCTTATGCATGCCTGCCGTGAAAAAGAACGGCTCAGCGCCGGCCAGTCCCGGACCCTCACGATGGACCCCGAGGAAATCGGACTGTCGGGCAATCCGGTCAAAGTGACGGCGGCCGCCTACGAAAAACAGCTGACCGACCTGATCGAGCCGGCCGTGGCAAAGCTTGAAGAAGTCATCACAGCGGCGGGCAACGATGAACTTGAAACCATCTATCTGGTGGGCGGTTCCTCCCGTCTGCCACTGGTGGGAAAACTGATTGCGCACCGGTTCCCGAAAGTGAAACTCTTCACCACGGACAAGCCCTTCAGCGCCACCTCCATGGGTGCCGCCATCCAAAGCGTGGAGACCATGCGGGTGCACGAGGTATTCGCCCGTCATTTCGGCGTGATCCGGTTGGCTGACCACGGGACCCGCGAAGTCTTTGCCCCGGTGTTTCAAGCCGGCTTACGGCTTCCCGCCCGCGGGGAGGCCCCGATTTCGACCGAGGTCCGTTACCAGCCATGCCATAATATCGGCCGGTTCCGCTACCTGGAATGCACCTCGGTAGATGCCGAAGGAAAACCGGAGGCCGGCTTACGGACCTGGTCCGAAATCCTGTTCCCCTATGACACCACGCTGGCCGTCAATGAGATGCTGACCCCGGCCCAGATTTTCCACAGAAATGATCTCGCAGGCGAAGCCCTGGAAACCTATACTTGCGACAGTGATGGCATTATCACTGTGCGAATTCAACGGGCCGATGGCCAGTCCCGCACGTTTGAAGTGTTCCGGGCATAA
- a CDS encoding DUF3127 domain-containing protein, with translation MNVSGKLVEIFETVKIKDSFQKREFVLEYASNPKYPELVKFELVQDKCNLLDSFKAGQDVSVEFDLRGRKWTDQKGVVKYFNTLQAWRLSAADGASGGSPADQDGPPVEDSEDFSTEKDGGLPF, from the coding sequence ATGAACGTTTCAGGTAAGTTGGTCGAAATTTTCGAGACCGTGAAGATCAAAGACTCTTTTCAAAAACGCGAATTCGTCCTTGAATACGCAAGCAACCCTAAATATCCGGAACTCGTTAAGTTTGAACTGGTTCAGGATAAATGCAACCTGCTGGATAGCTTCAAAGCGGGGCAGGATGTGTCGGTGGAGTTTGATCTGCGTGGCCGGAAATGGACCGATCAGAAGGGCGTGGTCAAATATTTCAATACCCTGCAGGCCTGGCGTTTGAGTGCCGCAGACGGCGCTTCCGGCGGTTCTCCGGCTGACCAGGATGGCCCGCCCGTGGAAGATTCAGAGGATTTCAGCACGGAAAAAGATGGTGGATTGCCGTTTTGA